The following coding sequences are from one Enterococcus sp. 4G2_DIV0659 window:
- a CDS encoding betaine/proline/choline family ABC transporter ATP-binding protein (Members of the family are the ATP-binding subunit of ABC transporters for substrates such as betaine, L-proline or other amino acids, choline, carnitine, etc. The substrate specificity is best determined from the substrate-binding subunit, rather than this subunit, as it interacts with the permease subunit and not with substrate directly.), translating to MIEFQHVSKIYKGGKIAVDDVNLSFDKGEFICFIGTSGSGKTTSMRMINRMTDPSKGKILINGEDIQAINPVELRRKIGYVIQNIGLMPHMTIRENIVLVPKLLKVDLEERNKIAEKMIDLVELPREMLDRYPNELSGGQQQRIGVVRALAADQDIILMDEPFGALDPITRDSLQDLVKDLQERLGKTIVFVTHDMDEALKLANRIAIMSEGKVIQFDTPDNILRHPVNEFVEELIGEDRLIQAKPDITTVGEVMLNNAITITPEKSLSEAIRLMREKRVDTLLVVDGSGVLKGFIDVETLDRRRNTATSVSDIMNPKVFFVKKSSLLRDTLQRILKRGLKYVPVVDDHQKVVGILTRASLVDIVYDVIWGEEEEATAISEIESTDVKQPQAEV from the coding sequence TTGATCGAATTTCAACATGTTTCAAAAATTTACAAAGGTGGAAAAATCGCTGTAGATGACGTCAATCTGTCTTTTGATAAAGGTGAATTTATCTGCTTTATCGGAACCAGCGGTAGTGGAAAAACTACTTCTATGCGGATGATCAATCGGATGACGGATCCATCAAAAGGAAAAATTTTAATCAATGGCGAAGATATTCAAGCCATCAATCCTGTTGAGTTACGTAGAAAAATCGGCTACGTAATCCAAAATATCGGCTTAATGCCGCATATGACCATCAGAGAAAATATCGTACTTGTACCAAAACTTTTAAAAGTCGACCTAGAAGAACGAAATAAAATTGCCGAAAAAATGATCGATCTTGTTGAACTACCTAGAGAAATGCTTGATCGTTATCCAAATGAACTTTCTGGTGGACAACAACAACGGATTGGTGTGGTCAGAGCATTAGCTGCTGATCAAGATATTATCTTGATGGATGAACCTTTTGGTGCCTTAGATCCGATCACTAGGGACTCTCTACAAGATTTAGTGAAAGATTTGCAAGAACGCTTAGGCAAAACAATTGTTTTTGTCACTCACGATATGGATGAAGCACTAAAATTAGCTAACCGAATTGCCATTATGAGCGAAGGTAAAGTCATTCAGTTTGACACACCAGACAATATTTTACGTCATCCTGTGAACGAGTTTGTTGAAGAATTGATTGGAGAAGATCGTTTAATTCAGGCTAAACCAGATATTACTACCGTTGGTGAAGTGATGCTGAACAATGCTATCACAATCACGCCAGAAAAATCATTATCTGAAGCAATCAGACTGATGAGAGAAAAACGTGTAGATACACTATTAGTTGTTGATGGCTCAGGCGTTTTGAAAGGCTTTATTGATGTTGAAACCCTTGACCGCCGTAGAAACACCGCAACTAGTGTGAGTGATATTATGAATCCTAAAGTGTTCTTCGTAAAAAAATCTTCCTTATTACGAGATACCTTACAACGTATTTTAAAACGCGGATTAAAATATGTTCCAGTAGTCGACGATCATCAAAAAGTCGTTGGGATTTTAACTCGAGCTTCCCTAGTAGACATTGTTTACGACGTTATCTGGGGTGAAGAGGAAGAAGCTACCGCTATAAGTGAAATAGAATCAACTGATGTCAAACAGCCTCAAGCGGAGGTGTAG
- a CDS encoding glycosyltransferase family 2 protein: protein MEKIGFGYLVFSLSYLFLFYFVSKKQETYRKFVLSGFVVIQAVYLVWRILYTIPKGSIIELIAGSLLYLAEFMGFVQAFTLVFLFWKPYKRVEKSLADLSELPTVDILVATYNENIDILERTVIGCLSIDYPKELLNIYLCDDGDRPMVRRLAEKHGVKFIARPTHEHAKAGNLNYALTKTSGKIIVTQDADMVPKREFLQRTLGHFAEEKVGFIQTPQTFFNSDIFQHNLYLDEEVNNEQDFFMRSLEEGKDRFNAVLYVGSNALFKREALDSIGGFTTGVITEDMATGLLLQNNGWQGVFVNEALASGLSPETLADYVKQRDRWGRGNVQVIKKYSLKKLKNLTFIQKWFYIDGVMYWYAGMYKLIYLLCPFLYLVFDISSLKTTLPQLVVFWLPAFISGSLMYKSVARKKYNSFISNIYELVTAPQVSWAVWKETLFSPKKNKKFHVTIKGIQGSKGYFDWRNCKVQLALLGANCFALGYYIFQLDMNQLQWWNIFSINLYWLLYNIVSLTVAVSVAYERPRLPMNIPVDYQGKLVKDNQYVPVQISYLGERGVIITTDQKDPYLSLLLNQGESLLSFEKIKNVKMIRSRIITVEGKIEITFKIKRFSRKNHYRWLGLIYSDTTYGIGDIHSIRVKFYTILKRIFKNRKDAQKNQQLLS from the coding sequence ATGGAAAAAATTGGGTTTGGATACTTGGTATTTAGTTTAAGTTATTTATTTTTGTTTTACTTTGTTTCAAAAAAGCAAGAAACCTATCGAAAATTTGTGTTATCTGGTTTTGTTGTCATTCAAGCTGTCTATTTGGTTTGGCGGATTCTGTATACTATTCCAAAGGGGAGCATTATTGAACTGATAGCAGGAAGTCTGTTGTATCTTGCTGAATTTATGGGCTTTGTTCAGGCATTTACTTTAGTATTTTTATTTTGGAAGCCGTACAAACGGGTTGAAAAATCATTAGCTGACTTAAGTGAATTGCCTACTGTTGATATTTTAGTTGCAACATATAATGAGAATATTGACATATTGGAAAGAACGGTAATTGGTTGTTTGTCGATTGATTATCCCAAAGAATTATTGAACATTTATCTTTGTGATGACGGAGATCGTCCTATGGTTAGAAGACTAGCCGAAAAACACGGAGTTAAATTTATCGCTCGACCAACGCATGAACATGCTAAAGCGGGAAATTTAAATTACGCGCTGACTAAAACGAGTGGAAAAATTATAGTCACTCAAGATGCTGATATGGTGCCAAAAAGAGAGTTTCTACAACGAACGCTTGGTCATTTTGCAGAAGAAAAAGTTGGCTTTATTCAAACGCCGCAAACCTTCTTCAATTCGGATATCTTCCAGCATAACTTGTATTTAGATGAGGAAGTAAACAATGAGCAAGACTTTTTTATGCGTAGCTTAGAAGAAGGAAAAGATCGTTTTAATGCTGTGCTTTATGTGGGCAGTAATGCTTTATTCAAGCGTGAAGCGCTAGATTCGATTGGCGGGTTTACTACAGGAGTGATTACAGAAGATATGGCAACAGGATTGTTGCTGCAAAATAATGGTTGGCAAGGAGTCTTTGTTAACGAAGCATTGGCTTCAGGTCTTTCACCAGAAACGCTGGCAGATTATGTAAAACAACGTGATCGTTGGGGACGCGGAAATGTACAAGTAATCAAGAAATATTCTTTAAAAAAATTGAAAAATTTAACATTTATTCAAAAATGGTTTTATATTGATGGTGTGATGTACTGGTATGCGGGGATGTATAAATTGATTTATTTACTTTGTCCGTTTTTGTATCTAGTCTTCGATATTTCAAGCTTGAAAACAACATTGCCTCAACTTGTGGTATTTTGGCTGCCAGCTTTTATATCAGGTAGTCTAATGTATAAGTCAGTTGCTAGGAAAAAATACAATTCGTTTATCAGTAATATTTATGAATTAGTGACCGCCCCTCAAGTTTCTTGGGCGGTTTGGAAGGAAACATTGTTTAGTCCTAAAAAGAACAAAAAATTTCATGTGACGATCAAAGGAATTCAAGGCTCAAAAGGCTATTTTGATTGGCGGAATTGTAAGGTTCAGTTGGCTTTGTTGGGAGCAAACTGCTTTGCATTAGGCTATTACATTTTTCAGCTGGATATGAACCAGTTACAGTGGTGGAATATTTTTTCTATCAACCTTTACTGGCTTTTATATAATATTGTCAGTTTGACAGTAGCTGTAAGCGTAGCATATGAACGCCCTCGTTTACCGATGAATATACCTGTCGACTATCAAGGCAAACTCGTGAAAGATAATCAGTATGTTCCTGTTCAAATTAGCTATTTGGGAGAACGAGGTGTGATCATTACTACTGATCAAAAAGATCCATACTTGAGTTTATTACTAAATCAAGGAGAAAGTTTACTTTCTTTTGAGAAAATAAAAAATGTGAAAATGATTCGTTCGCGTATTATTACTGTAGAAGGAAAAATTGAAATTACATTTAAGATAAAAAGGTTCTCTCGAAAGAATCACTATCGTTGGTTGGGTCTGATTTATTCAGATACGACATATGGTATCGGCGATATTCATTCAATCAGAGTAAAATTTTACACGATTTTGAAACGCATCTTTAAAAATAGAAAAGATGCACAAAAAAATCAACAGTTATTGTCATAA
- a CDS encoding PadR family transcriptional regulator: MRASSQFKKGALEMCVLHFIQKEDRYGYELTQRVNQYIPITEGALYPVLRRLVKESYCIIYTKESPDGPSRKYYQMTDKGKEYLALLERDWDEFVEQVSKLREAD, translated from the coding sequence ATGAGGGCTTCTAGCCAATTTAAAAAAGGTGCTTTAGAAATGTGTGTACTTCATTTTATTCAAAAAGAAGATCGATACGGCTATGAATTAACGCAACGAGTAAATCAGTATATACCAATTACGGAAGGGGCGCTTTACCCAGTTCTGCGTCGATTAGTGAAGGAATCGTATTGTATCATTTATACGAAAGAATCTCCAGACGGACCTTCAAGAAAGTATTACCAAATGACTGATAAAGGCAAAGAATATTTGGCGCTTTTAGAACGTGATTGGGATGAATTCGTTGAGCAAGTTAGTAAACTGAGGGAGGCAGATTAG
- a CDS encoding DUF4097 family beta strand repeat-containing protein → MEEYLNQLKAAFAEEDIEYFNELKEDLLEQLAICLEEGQTEQEVIERLAPPEEIAADYYADLSLDAAINAKTSVVPREEIQNVFIQSQKKRMQKFAKTTYKVLKPLLLLAFFILFAFFFTYTVKELNEERNLAAIPTILCLVLLAVILQLIKGWLVRKKRLITGVTIGLVATATALFVFFSVTGKLMYTGRHYYKEISLASSKHAAFSFDSDADVEITTVEVSSTEKPSLMLKGRFKESDIQKIENSSYKNKVDLSLDEENIFDTFTRTGRSEVIFFIPKGTILDNFHLGLSQGDLRLLDIQTKNFDLDLTTGDVYAKNIIADEGRIDSKSGDVIIEESAMNLKVKSISGKTVITGMLGNLTIDGEQGLSILKFLRSDQVTLNNHSGRMILEDSEAKKLTATATDGQVIVKRTKGDLRLINEEGKIVSEENQGKLELRNSSGPTIAIQESKVNAMVSSQSGFIKWLQDPSQAVKIKASTGTGEIKNDFSEASDDEKYKINVSSKTGDIKILEKVD, encoded by the coding sequence ATGGAAGAATATTTAAACCAACTAAAGGCTGCTTTTGCTGAAGAAGATATTGAGTATTTTAATGAGTTGAAGGAAGACTTATTGGAACAATTAGCGATTTGTTTGGAAGAAGGTCAAACAGAGCAAGAAGTGATTGAAAGATTGGCTCCTCCAGAAGAAATAGCTGCAGACTATTATGCAGATCTAAGTTTAGATGCAGCGATCAATGCAAAGACTTCAGTTGTTCCTAGAGAAGAAATTCAAAATGTATTTATCCAATCCCAGAAAAAGAGAATGCAAAAATTTGCCAAAACGACCTATAAAGTATTAAAACCATTATTATTGTTGGCATTTTTTATTCTATTTGCTTTTTTCTTTACGTATACAGTAAAAGAGTTGAACGAAGAACGAAATTTAGCTGCAATACCAACAATTCTATGTTTAGTATTACTCGCAGTGATTTTACAATTAATAAAAGGGTGGCTAGTTCGAAAAAAACGATTGATTACAGGTGTCACAATTGGTTTGGTAGCTACAGCGACTGCGTTGTTCGTATTTTTTTCTGTAACAGGAAAATTGATGTATACAGGTAGACACTATTATAAAGAGATTAGTCTTGCATCAAGCAAACATGCGGCATTTAGTTTTGATTCCGATGCGGATGTTGAAATCACAACCGTAGAAGTATCCAGCACAGAAAAACCAAGCTTGATGCTTAAAGGAAGGTTTAAAGAGAGTGATATTCAAAAAATCGAGAATAGTTCTTATAAAAATAAAGTAGATTTATCTTTGGATGAAGAAAATATTTTCGATACTTTTACCAGAACAGGGCGCTCGGAAGTGATTTTCTTTATTCCCAAAGGAACGATACTGGATAATTTCCATCTAGGATTGAGTCAAGGGGATTTAAGGTTATTAGATATTCAGACTAAGAATTTTGATTTAGACTTAACGACAGGAGATGTCTACGCCAAAAATATCATTGCTGATGAAGGGCGTATTGATAGTAAATCTGGGGATGTAATCATCGAAGAGTCAGCGATGAATTTAAAAGTTAAAAGCATTTCTGGAAAAACAGTTATCACCGGTATGCTGGGTAATTTGACAATCGATGGAGAACAAGGTTTGTCTATCTTAAAATTCTTACGCTCAGATCAAGTAACCTTAAATAATCATTCTGGACGTATGATTTTAGAAGACTCTGAAGCGAAAAAACTCACAGCAACGGCAACGGATGGTCAAGTGATTGTTAAGCGGACAAAAGGTGATCTTAGACTGATTAACGAAGAAGGAAAAATCGTTTCAGAAGAAAATCAAGGGAAGCTGGAATTGAGAAATAGTTCAGGACCTACGATTGCTATTCAAGAGAGCAAAGTAAATGCAATGGTTTCTAGTCAATCAGGATTCATCAAATGGTTGCAAGACCCGAGCCAGGCTGTAAAAATCAAAGCAAGCACAGGAACTGGAGAAATCAAAAATGATTTTTCAGAAGCGTCTGATGATGAAAAATATAAAATTAATGTTTCATCAAAAACAGGTGATATAAAAATTCTTGAAAAAGTAGATTAA
- the queA gene encoding tRNA preQ1(34) S-adenosylmethionine ribosyltransferase-isomerase QueA, producing the protein MLSTEDFDFDLPEELIAQTPLKDRTSSRLLILNRETKEIEDRHFHEIIDELNAGDALVMNDTRVLPARLYGEKPETGGHLEVLLLTNTQGDTWETLIKPAKRAKIGTKISFGDGRLTATVIEELEHGGRIVTFDYEGIFLEILESLGEMPLPPYIKERLEDPDRYQTVYAKENGSAAAPTAGLHFTEELLAKIKEKGVELVYLTLHVGLGTFRPVSVENIAEHQMHSEFYRLTEKAAKQLNDVRQAGGRIIAVGTTSIRTLETIGTKFNGAIKADSGWTDIFITPGYEFKVVQAFSTNFHLPKSTLVMLVSAFAGRDLTLAAYHHAIEERYRFFSFGDAMFVK; encoded by the coding sequence ATGCTTAGTACAGAAGATTTTGACTTTGATTTACCTGAAGAGCTAATTGCTCAAACGCCATTGAAAGATCGAACCAGTTCACGACTTTTAATTTTGAACCGTGAAACAAAAGAAATAGAAGACCGACATTTCCACGAAATTATTGATGAATTAAATGCAGGTGATGCATTAGTAATGAATGATACAAGAGTGTTGCCAGCTCGTCTATATGGCGAAAAACCAGAAACAGGTGGTCATTTGGAAGTTCTCCTTTTAACCAACACACAAGGAGATACGTGGGAGACGTTAATAAAACCTGCGAAAAGAGCTAAAATTGGCACAAAGATTAGCTTTGGGGATGGTCGCTTAACAGCGACTGTTATTGAAGAATTAGAACATGGTGGTCGAATTGTCACATTTGATTATGAAGGGATTTTCTTGGAAATTTTAGAATCACTTGGTGAAATGCCGCTACCACCATATATTAAAGAGCGTTTGGAAGATCCCGATCGCTACCAAACGGTTTATGCAAAAGAAAATGGTTCTGCAGCAGCGCCTACAGCCGGTTTACACTTCACAGAAGAATTACTTGCTAAGATCAAAGAAAAGGGCGTAGAGCTGGTTTATTTGACCTTACATGTCGGTTTAGGAACATTTAGACCTGTCAGTGTAGAAAACATCGCTGAACACCAAATGCATAGTGAATTTTATCGTTTAACAGAAAAAGCAGCGAAACAACTAAACGACGTTCGACAAGCAGGTGGAAGAATCATTGCTGTTGGAACAACGTCTATTCGTACATTGGAAACGATTGGAACAAAATTTAATGGTGCAATCAAAGCGGATAGTGGCTGGACAGATATTTTTATTACGCCTGGATATGAATTTAAAGTGGTTCAAGCTTTTTCAACAAACTTTCATTTACCAAAATCAACTTTAGTGATGTTGGTGAGTGCCTTTGCAGGAAGAGATTTAACTCTGGCGGCCTATCATCATGCCATTGAGGAGCGTTATCGCTTTTTCAGTTTTGGAGATGCGATGTTCGTAAAGTGA
- the spx gene encoding transcriptional regulator Spx, whose protein sequence is MLKLYTTNSCTSCRKARKWLIDHDIPFEEKNFGNTPITLDELKNILILTEEGTEDIISIRSKVFQKLKIDINELPLHALLELVKDNPGLLRRPIMIDEKRLQIGFNEDEIRCFLPRAVRKRELSQTLLLSGL, encoded by the coding sequence ATGTTGAAATTATATACAACAAATAGCTGTACATCATGCAGAAAAGCAAGAAAATGGCTAATTGACCATGATATTCCATTTGAAGAAAAAAACTTTGGAAATACTCCTATCACATTAGATGAACTAAAAAATATATTGATTCTTACTGAAGAAGGAACAGAAGATATTATTTCCATCCGTTCTAAAGTCTTTCAAAAACTAAAAATAGATATCAATGAATTGCCTTTACACGCTTTATTAGAATTAGTAAAAGACAATCCTGGATTACTACGCCGCCCAATTATGATTGATGAGAAACGTTTGCAAATTGGATTTAATGAAGATGAGATTCGTTGCTTCTTACCAAGAGCTGTACGTAAAAGAGAATTATCACAAACATTGCTATTAAGCGGATTATAA
- the lanM gene encoding type 2 lanthipeptide synthetase LanM encodes MNEELTYSYAATISERIQCWKNINNETNNLLNQWQARKSLLKSADYEKMFRSYHLEPKAFSRALLPFTEERAHLLLPMIKTSEWFRLHNSLFLNEIPIKEQGLKAALRFHLHYYETHILNLLKKFPLIQLPKKGIDELVEQLSEEFFFIAQKTLVWDVHQMIEEYQLQAETKEEEFAKYIEEFLGDKQRTYLFYGEYPTLARVLAVRLIFACEMIEAFFHSINDSAEQLMEKFDLVIPINITQIKLGQGDSHDRGKTVIQFQAEKKALIFKFKNLAIGERFNELLAYVEELNPSLSFYKIKRMIQPAFTVEEKVMYQECMDETDVSTFYRRYGQLLAIVYWLGGTDLHMENLIASGAHPVLIDVETLIRPEMFHFTKKLSRQTRIEKQSVIVSGLLPQKKQWKRELEMDALSGTKQKLPKKVRRLRNDHSSDIAFQLEEAYMDGAQNIPRLAGEEVDYQFYRQTIQTAFKDMNQLLLKNKSAFIEKVKELFTDTTIRLIYRDTQDYGNLLNFTLHPECMSNYIEREKIIENLWGNQIIPEKLIPFEVESMLTHDIPLVTANASSTTVCINGHKLPHLLQNTPLEDTIAHMEQITETTSNFSYLLLKESLGTLEYSTQEITIPSKNETVGSDILQKAADIGDMIIDQIAVNQAVGEVNWMSVMPEGDEDVAIIYPETDLYGGNAGVYLFLVYLNQLVPKEKYQEVILLLEKEIFYAKEEKNIYESAFFGEGMRLTTAYYVTRRLKDEQHHSYLQESLRELGSAPISENNQQEWLYGKASLLAILADVYQKYQKQEAYDLLWQYAQRIECQKMEDNSFAHGYAGVLYGLIQANQVLKDKTIEEKITWYQKRFEELLETKELPNASWCRGTTGIEEVCRLIAEKSPKDKSRTTYKAEKEDCLCHGYYGNVDNYLGDNFILVKKTLFLKSDPDCLPISLFNGLSGIGYQLLRAYDPTDIQSLLFFK; translated from the coding sequence ATGAATGAAGAGTTGACATATAGCTATGCTGCAACGATTTCGGAAAGAATTCAGTGCTGGAAAAACATCAATAATGAAACAAATAATCTGTTAAATCAATGGCAAGCTCGTAAAAGTTTATTAAAATCAGCAGATTATGAGAAAATGTTTCGATCGTATCATTTAGAGCCAAAAGCATTTAGTCGTGCATTATTACCCTTTACCGAGGAACGGGCGCACTTATTACTTCCGATGATTAAAACGAGTGAGTGGTTTCGATTACATAATTCTCTATTTTTAAATGAAATTCCAATCAAAGAACAGGGATTAAAAGCCGCTTTACGTTTTCATTTGCATTATTATGAAACACATATTCTAAACCTTTTAAAAAAATTCCCATTGATTCAATTGCCAAAAAAAGGAATTGATGAACTAGTTGAGCAATTATCAGAGGAGTTCTTTTTTATAGCACAAAAAACATTGGTTTGGGATGTCCACCAAATGATTGAAGAGTATCAATTGCAAGCTGAAACAAAAGAAGAGGAATTCGCTAAGTATATTGAAGAGTTTCTCGGAGATAAGCAACGTACGTATTTATTTTATGGAGAATACCCAACACTTGCTAGAGTTCTTGCAGTTAGATTAATCTTTGCTTGTGAAATGATAGAAGCGTTTTTTCACTCCATAAATGATTCCGCAGAGCAATTAATGGAAAAATTTGATTTAGTTATTCCAATCAACATTACCCAAATAAAGTTGGGACAAGGTGATAGTCATGATCGTGGGAAAACAGTTATTCAGTTTCAGGCTGAAAAAAAAGCGTTGATTTTTAAGTTTAAAAATCTAGCAATCGGTGAACGTTTTAATGAGTTGTTGGCTTACGTAGAGGAGCTGAATCCTTCTCTTTCTTTTTATAAAATCAAACGAATGATTCAGCCAGCTTTTACGGTTGAAGAAAAAGTAATGTACCAAGAATGTATGGACGAAACAGACGTTAGTACGTTCTATCGACGCTACGGGCAGCTTTTGGCGATTGTTTATTGGTTAGGTGGGACCGATTTACATATGGAAAATTTGATTGCTAGTGGAGCACATCCAGTCTTGATTGATGTAGAAACGTTGATTCGACCTGAAATGTTTCATTTCACTAAAAAATTATCCAGGCAAACTCGAATCGAAAAACAATCAGTGATTGTTTCAGGTTTATTACCACAAAAAAAACAGTGGAAACGTGAATTGGAGATGGATGCATTATCTGGAACAAAACAAAAGCTACCAAAAAAAGTTAGAAGACTACGAAATGATCATTCCAGTGATATTGCTTTTCAACTTGAGGAAGCTTACATGGATGGTGCGCAAAATATTCCTCGTTTAGCAGGAGAAGAAGTGGATTATCAATTCTACCGTCAAACAATTCAAACAGCCTTTAAAGACATGAATCAGCTGCTATTAAAAAATAAATCTGCATTTATTGAGAAAGTCAAAGAATTATTTACAGATACCACGATTCGGTTGATTTACAGAGACACACAGGATTATGGAAATTTATTGAATTTTACCTTGCATCCAGAGTGTATGTCTAACTATATTGAACGAGAAAAAATCATTGAAAATTTATGGGGAAATCAAATTATTCCAGAAAAATTGATTCCTTTTGAAGTTGAATCGATGTTGACACATGATATTCCACTCGTTACAGCAAATGCATCGTCAACAACTGTATGTATAAATGGGCATAAACTCCCACACTTACTGCAAAATACACCTCTTGAAGATACGATTGCACATATGGAGCAGATAACAGAAACAACGAGTAATTTTTCGTATCTTTTACTAAAGGAAAGTTTAGGAACATTAGAATATAGCACTCAAGAGATAACGATTCCTTCTAAAAACGAAACAGTTGGTTCCGATATCCTACAAAAAGCTGCTGATATTGGAGATATGATTATTGATCAAATAGCTGTGAATCAAGCAGTTGGTGAAGTGAACTGGATGTCTGTTATGCCAGAAGGGGATGAAGACGTAGCAATTATTTATCCTGAAACGGATCTTTACGGTGGAAATGCAGGTGTATATCTATTTTTAGTTTACTTGAATCAATTGGTTCCTAAAGAAAAGTACCAAGAAGTCATCCTTTTATTGGAAAAAGAAATCTTCTATGCCAAAGAGGAAAAAAACATATACGAAAGCGCATTTTTTGGAGAAGGTATGCGTCTTACAACAGCGTATTATGTGACTAGGCGATTGAAAGATGAACAACACCATTCCTATTTACAAGAGAGCTTAAGAGAACTTGGGTCAGCTCCCATATCAGAAAACAATCAACAAGAATGGCTTTATGGAAAAGCTAGTTTACTGGCAATTTTAGCGGATGTATATCAGAAATATCAAAAACAAGAAGCCTATGATCTCCTTTGGCAGTATGCACAACGGATAGAATGTCAGAAAATGGAAGATAACAGTTTTGCTCATGGATATGCCGGTGTCTTGTATGGATTGATTCAAGCAAACCAGGTACTGAAAGATAAAACGATTGAAGAAAAAATTACTTGGTATCAAAAAAGATTTGAAGAACTCCTTGAAACAAAAGAGCTACCAAATGCATCATGGTGTCGAGGAACAACTGGAATCGAAGAAGTTTGTCGATTAATAGCAGAAAAATCACCAAAAGATAAAAGTCGAACGACGTATAAAGCGGAAAAAGAGGATTGTTTATGCCATGGATATTATGGAAATGTAGATAATTATTTAGGTGATAATTTTATATTAGTTAAAAAAACTCTTTTTCTGAAAAGTGATCCAGATTGCCTTCCAATCAGTCTTTTCAATGGTTTGTCCGGCATTGGATATCAACTTCTAAGAGCTTATGATCCTACCGATATACAATCCTTGTTGTTTTTCAAGTGA
- a CDS encoding helix-turn-helix transcriptional regulator, which translates to MPKKKNSSFESSIHVYRAMKRMTQQELADKVGVSRQTIIQLERNRYNPSLLLAHDIADVFEVPIEQIFTFKKLTDDEQTSEETD; encoded by the coding sequence TTGCCAAAAAAGAAGAACTCATCTTTCGAGAGTTCCATTCACGTCTACAGAGCCATGAAACGCATGACCCAACAGGAACTTGCTGATAAGGTAGGGGTATCTAGACAAACAATCATTCAGTTAGAAAGAAATAGGTACAATCCTTCCCTTTTACTGGCTCACGACATAGCTGACGTTTTTGAAGTGCCGATTGAACAAATTTTCACTTTCAAAAAATTAACAGACGACGAGCAAACAAGCGAAGAAACTGACTAA